The Thermococcus henrietii genome segment CTTGACTTTCTCGCGCGTGTCTCTATCAAGTTCGAGCATTATGAAGGCCTTGCTCTTTCTCCCGACGTCCCAGCCGAGGACGCGGAAGCCTTCCCTCTCAAGGGCCTTCTCAAAGCCCCTCGCGCTCCTCTCCAGCTGGGGCAGGAGAATGTCGTCCACCATATCCGGGGCATTGATTAGGAGCGTTACAAGGGCGGTTCCCCTCTTCCTCAGCTCGTCGAGGTAGTTTCCCTTAGACTTCTCCGGTGGGAAGAAGAACTTGACCGAGGGGTTCTCTAGGAACTCCATCGTCTTGAAGTAGAAGCGCCCGTACTTCTCCCAGCTTAAGTTGGCCGAAACGTTCCGCCTCGGATCGACGGGGTCTATCACTACCAGCGGTCTGTCCTCCTCGGTTTCCCTCTTCACTGTCTTAAGCGCGGTTTCCGGCTCTTCCCTCAGCCAGTCCGCCGGGTCTATTACCTTCTGCCTCAGTATGAAGTCCGCTTTCTCGACGACATCGAGGAAAGAACCGTACTTGATGACGAGGATTTCGGCCAAATAGCCGGAAAAGCCCCTTACGTAAATCTCGCTCCCGTAGGCGTTGATGCCCTTCAGGAAGCGCTTGAGGAGCCTTACCTCATCGTTCCGCCCCCTGAGGTGCTCGTTCACCCAGCGCGTGTGGAGTATCGAGCGGTCAACGGCGGTTCTAACGTCCCTCCAATTTCTGACGTCGTAGCAGGGCACGAGGTCAACGCTTACCCCCCTGT includes the following:
- the cca gene encoding CCA tRNA nucleotidyltransferase; the encoded protein is MQVDEVLEKVLSKIRPSEEERTFVKTLMEELRTITEEKINELDLDVRPYFVGSLAKDTYLAGDHDVDLFLAFPLETPLEELRKKGLELGKAIAEKLDSYEIAYAEHPYVRARYRGVSVDLVPCYDVRNWRDVRTAVDRSILHTRWVNEHLRGRNDEVRLLKRFLKGINAYGSEIYVRGFSGYLAEILVIKYGSFLDVVEKADFILRQKVIDPADWLREEPETALKTVKRETEEDRPLVVIDPVDPRRNVSANLSWEKYGRFYFKTMEFLENPSVKFFFPPEKSKGNYLDELRKRGTALVTLLINAPDMVDDILLPQLERSARGFEKALEREGFRVLGWDVGRKSKAFIMLELDRDTREKVKIKAGPEFFTERGRNFYRKNGKVWVIGKRLYSEKAVRESVVEVIIELLDKNQVSLGKGIRDAVREADILLNYVPKELEREAYLFLSKEKWNLKE